A segment of the Lycium barbarum isolate Lr01 chromosome 7, ASM1917538v2, whole genome shotgun sequence genome:
aatcccattttcctctAAAACCCGTTTATCTTTCTCCCAGATTCTTCTGGGACTACACTATTACTCAGGTTCTCATTCTTTTTACCTAATTTTTTATCGAATATATTTTGCTTCTGTAGGTAAAAGGGTCTGAGATATGGTGCCTATAAAGATTAAATTTTTAtcctcataaaaaaaaaaatattgagctATATTTTGTTTCTGTAGACCTGAGATATGTGTGAATGATGTGTTAAAGTTTGGGATAATTATAGTTTTTGATATTTGGGTCTCTGTTTATGTTTGAAATTGTAGCTTTTTTAATTTCTCAAGACATGTATGTTAAATTCTTGCTCACTGCATATGTAAAAGATAAACCAGTCTTCTAATTGAGCGGTAAAGTTTGCAGCTTTTCcctgatttttttgtttttgttcagTTGAGCTGTTTCTTTAGTTGTTTTCTTTTTCTACTTGTTCCGTAGCTAAATGTTATTTTCGGTTTCTCTTTGTAAATCAAACTTAGGGATAAGGTAAGATTTGAGCAAGTCTAGCTTTggaaaaatctgattttgtgtATTATAAGACAAATTATTGAGTAGTATTAGAATGAAATCGGCCCGAATAGAGCGGGACTAATATAGAGGATTCTTATAGCCAAACACAGTTAATTTGGGACTGAAACATAGTTACTTGTGATTGACTTTGTAAATGAATATGTAAAGACGTGTTCTCTGCTTGAACATCTTTTGAGTATTGGAATGAGATGGATCTCAGTTGGAGCGAAATGTACAGTGAGGATTTCTATAGTCAACCCAAACCAGCTTGGGATTGAGGTTTAGGTGTTGTAGTACTTATTGTGGGATTCTGTGCTCGTTTGTGAGGTGCCTATCTTCATAGGGATATGTGGTAGCTCAACCCTTTCAAAACTCCTTTAAGTACTTCAAATGGTTGTGGTTGACCTGTTGTGGATTTTAACTCACGGACTCGCCCCTTAACTAAATACTCGAAGTATCTAGTTTAGTTGGTATTTAAGATCAACCCGTGTAACTTGGGCTATCTTGAACGATTGGATGTTTCACTTGCCCTTCGGTTATAACCTTTTCCTAGTGCCAATGATCCCTTCTGGTTAGTTCTGATTTCCCAAACACGGGAATGTCATCTCATTTCAAGTCAGATTACTTATTCTGCTGCCTGATTTCTCTAGGAACATTTCGAAGAGAAAGAATCCAAAGAGGTTGAAATACTTCTGGACTGTTAAGAGGGACTGAATTTCCTAAGATGCCGCACCAACGAGATATAAGTTAGAGAATTGGATACATTTTCTAGAGAATTATAAATATTCCTACACCATATCTCCTTTGCATTTTACGCAAATCCCCAAATTTCTTTGCTGTCTCTGCATTTCACTCAAATTCCCCATATTTTGTCTATTTGTTTCTCTAACATTGTTTGTTGTCAATTTATTATAATGCAGCAATATTGAACAACATGAATAGACTTCAGCTACATCCACATGGAGTTTAACTAAACCAAGAGAAGGATTGGGCCAAGCTTTTGTAGTCCAAAGTTTTGTCCTTTCACTTCTTGTCTACTCCTAATACTTTCTCTTACAAAACAACTGTAACCACTGTAATTTTTTCAGCAAATTCACCTTGCCTGATATCAATTTCCCCTACCCCACCCGAACTTCTCCTTCATCTCCACAAGAACAATGTTGCACGTTTGACTTGTCACCTTGGAATGTGACTCCTGAAATTTGTTGCTTCATATCTTCTTTTTTCTTCACTCTTCTTCCTTTTTTGTCCTGTACTCTTGTTCATGTTGTTAGAATTTTGTTACTGAAACTGATTAGTTGATTTGTATTGGTTTATCAGTTTTACGGACTTTTAAGCAGTCTCTCTTGGGTTTACGAAGAGCTGGAAATTTGAATAATCTGGTCGAAATTGCTTGGTCTTTTAAATCATTCCAAAGATCTCCATAGCAGAGCGGTGAAAGCTGAACAGGGGGAATCGTTGGTAAATGGTGTTGAatttattttttgtaaaaaaGACCAAAAACCTCCCTAGTAATGTGTTGGAACAAACTATTAGGGGAATTTAAGAACAAACTATTGGCTACTGAATCCTGGATTGCGCACTTACCACTCAGCAATTGCGTAGCGTTTCAGCTCTTATATCTTGGAGGCTAGACTAAATTTGATTTATATGACATTGAATCATGTTTCAGACGGATTGTTACATATTCTGTTACAAAGAATCTTTAAGTCAAGCATTAACTCCTGTTGAGTATGGATAATCTCTCTCTACCTTTCCCGGGAAGCTCTTTGTTTCAGTTATCGTTCTGCTCCTGCCCTTTGCCTAATTTTTTTACCTTCGTCTGGATCGGAAGATATGAACCTTCACTTGTTATCAGTTTTTTAATTGATAATTTGTTGATATGTCTGCTGATTTATGTATCACTTATGACATCATTTACTTTTATTGGTTAGTCATCTGGAAGATCTGGTATTTTTTCGTTTATCAGAAGACAGCTTTTCTGATTATTTCCTTATCCTTGCAGGTCCATCATGGCTAGAGCTTTAGTTCAGTCAACAAGCATCCCATCGTCAGTTGCTGGTGATAGGACGACCAAATTCAATGGATCtgggaaaacaaaaagaagtgtTACAATGCTATGCAATGCACAATCATCTACGCTAAGTCTGAGGGATTTTACAGGATTGCGAGGATGCAATGCAATAGATACACTAGTCAGACGACCGGGACAAACTCTCCAATCCAAGGTAGCTGCTGCAACTTCTGTCAGACGACCACAAGGTTGCCGATTTGTACCAAAAGCAATGTTTGAGCGCTTCACAGAGAAGGCAATAAAAGTCATTATGCTTGCACAAGAAGAGGCCAGACGACTTGGTCACAATTTTGTCGGCACAGAGCAGATTTTGTTGGGTCTTATTGGTGAGGGAACTGGTATTGCTGCTAAGGTTCTTAAATCCATGGGAATCAATTTGAAAGATGCTCGTGTGGAAGTGGAGAAGATAATTGGGAGGGGTAGTGGATTTGTTGCTGTTGAGATCCCTTTTACTCCTCGTGCCAAGCGTGTTCTGGAACTTTCTCTGGAGGAAGCCCGCCAGCTAGGTATCATTTTTTAGCTGTCAGTTTTTGTCGGATTACCTTTGGGACATGCCATTAAAACGGTTCTCCAGTTGAGTCTTATTCTCATGTTTCTTCATTGACACCTTTGGTTTTCTTGTCTGTACCAAATTGGAGTTGTTAAAATATCATGATTTTCTCTCTTTTTTGCTTGCCTTTCTGGTCTTCTACATACACCAGCGCGATTATTAGTCGCATCTATTCACTTTATGAACTGGTTGATTCAGGGCATAACTATATTGGTTCGGAGCACTTGCTACTTGGATTGCTACGTGAAGGTGAAGGTGTGGCTGCCCGTGTCCTTGAAAATTTGGGCGCTGACCCCAGCAACATCCGCACTCAGGCAAGTAGTAGATCTCACATGCTTCCTCTGGGTGGTTTAATATTGTGCTTTTGTGGGCTGTAGAATTGCTTGGATTCATCCTAATCAGAGGTTATTGgtttttttcttctaaaaataGGTGATCCGAATGGTTGGAGAGAGTAATGAGGCTGTTGGTGCTAGCGTTGGAGGTGGAACCTCTGGCCAAAAAATGCCTACACTGGAGGAGTATGGAACAAATTTGACAAAATTAGCTGAAGaggtaattttaaaaaaatatatatttgctaTAATATGAGTGGACAATTTTCAATAATTTGAGTTTGGCCATTTTTTGTTTTTAGGGGAAATTGGATCCCGTTGTTGGAAGACAGCCGCAGATTGAAAGGGTCACTCAAATCTTGGGTCGGCGGACTAAGAACAACCCTTGTCTTATTGGAGAACCAGGTGTTGGCAAAACAGCTATTGCTGAAGGTCTGGCACAAAGAATTGCAACCGGTGATGTCCCTGAAACAATTGAGGGGAAGAAGGTAAGCCATTTGTGATAACTTGCAGAATGTGATGTTTACCTGTGTCCTTTCTTCTGCCATTTGTCGTAGCATATGGTGGATCCAGAAGCTGAGCTAGAGTTGTGCAGGTCCAGTCTAGTCTACTTTTTGATTCACAAGGATTAGGTTCAAATGAATGTGCAGTGGTGTCTCACTAAATTGAAAGATGTCAAAATCATTCACTGTCTGcatgttttcttgaaattattactccatccgtttcaatttatgtgaacccatttgaatgggtacggagtttaagaaataagagAAAGACTTCTAAACTTATGGCATTAAAGGGGTCACACATTTTGTGTGGccataaatcattgcataaaggtaaattgtttccaaatatagaaagggttcattctttttggcacggactaataaggaaataggttcacataaattgaaacagagggactATATATATTCTTACGTGCTACTTGCTCTCTTGGCATATTTCTTTTTAGTAGATAAATTTGTGGATCTATGCTTATAACTAACTGAACAAAAACGATTTTAGTATCCCTTGTTCAACTTAATTCTTAACTCAAACTAAAGTGAGTTCAAGTAACAAAGTCCACACCTATTTGTGTGAATCTCATCTATCTGAATAGATTGGATTGTTTCGTGCATGATCTTAGCTACTTTTATCATTGTCCTTAAGAGTCGCTTTTTGATGATGATTAGGTGATAACTCTTGATATGGGTTTGCTTGTTGCTGGGACAAAATACCGTGGAGAGTTTGAGGAAAGGCTAAAGAAGCTGATGGAGGAAATCAAACAGAGTGATGAAATAATACTATTTATCGATGAAGTGCACACATTGATTGGAGCTGGAGCAGCAGAGGGGGCCATCGATGCTGCAAACATCTTGAAACCTGCCCTAGCTCGAGGTGAACTACAGGTTAGTTATCCTCCTTGCCTTATGCTTCCCTTTCTGTCCTTTctagaaataaaaaatttgaactatgaatatttcTGTCAAACTTTTAGCATGCATTTTACCACCCTGTAAGAAGGTTAAAAATGACTACTCAGTATGTCAGCTAAACAGGAGAAAAATCTTTTACATGCAACTCAATAGTATTTACTTGGCTTCTTTTCAGTGTATCGGAGCTACTACACTGGATGAATACAGAAAGCATATTGAGAAAGATCCTGCATTGGAGAGGAGATTCCAGCCAGTTAAGGTCCCTGAACCTACTGTTGATGAAACCATACAGATTCTAAAAGGGCTTCGTGAGAGGTATGAGATTCATCACAAACTTCGTTACACTGACGATGCCTTAGTGGCTGCTGCCCAGCTCTCGTACCAGTACATCAGGTATCTAATCTATACCATTTTACAAAATCTCCTCCTTATGTGCTTTCCACTTTTCTTTGCCTTGAGTTGTCGACGACACTGTACACGTGAAGTTCAACTTATTTTATGAGAAGTTGGTTTATTTTTGTTTATCGGCATCTAATTAGGTTTTATGTATATTTATCTCCTTATCCTAGATTCCATGATATTGATTTTAGTGTGCATGTTTATCCTTTTTCCTGATTTTGCAACATGATACACCTTTACACCTAAATTTTCACATTTCAGTGACCGATTTCTGCCTGATAAAGCAATTGACTTGATTGATGAAGCTGGTTCCCGTGTTCGACTTCGCCATGCTCAGGTATGGAATGCTCCCTTTGTCTCTCTTTTAATCTGTCATTGTCCTACTATTTGTTGAGTGACAATGCTCTGTTGTTGCTCCCCAGCTCCCCGAGGAAGCAAAAGAGCTCGAGAAAGAGCTTCGTCAGATTACGAAGGAAAAGAATGAAGCTGTGCGCGGTCAAGATTTCGAAAAGGTACCGAGTTTTCTAAAGAATTTCTTTAAAATGCCGGTTTTCTTATCAATAGCGATGAGCTATTTTCTTATCAAATATTGGAATTGTAGAATTTCCTAATAAGATGGTTTTGAATTAATGGACAGGCTGGGGAATTACGTGATAGGGAAATGGATCTGAAGGCACAGATCACAGTCCTCATTGACAAAAACAAAGAGATGAGCAAGGCTGAAAGTGAGGCTGGAGATACAGGTCCTCTTGTGACAGAAGCAGATATTCAGCACATTGTCTCTTCTTGGACTGGCATCCCTGTTGAGAAGGTCTCCACTGATGAATCTGATCGCCTCCTAAAGATGGAAGAAACACTTCACACTCGAATCATTGGCCAGGATGAAGCTGTCAAAGCCATTAGTCGTGCTATTCGACGTGCGCGAGTTGGCCTCAAGAATCCCAACCGGCCTATTGCTAGTTTTATCTTTTCTGGTCCCACTGGTGTTGGGAAATCAGAACTGGCAAAGGCACTGGCCACTTATTACTTTGGTTCTGAAGAAGCAATGATCCGGCTTGATATGAGTGAGTTCATGGAGAGACACACTGTCTCTAAGCTCATTGGATCGCCCCCTGGTTATGTTGGTTACACAGAAGGTGGTCAATTGACTGAAGCTGTAAGGCGTCGACCTTATACTGTTGTGCTCTTTGATGAGATTGAGAAGGCTCATCCTGATGTCTTCAACATGATGCTTCAAATTCTTGAAGATGGAAGGTTGACAGACAGCAAGGGTAGAACTGTAGATTTCAAGAACACACTTCTTATCATGACATCAAATGTCGGAAGTAGCGTGATAGAGAAAGGTGGTCGTCGTATAGGTTTTGATCTTGATTATGATGAGAAGGATAGCAGTTACAACCGTATCAAGAGCTTAGTGACTGAAGAATTGAAGCAGTACTTCAGGCCAGAGTTTTTGAACAGATTGGATGAGATGATTGTATTCCGTCAGCTCACTAAGTTAGAGGTTAAGGAGATAGCTGATATCATGCTAAAGGAGGTGTTTGAGAGGTTGAAACTTAAGGAGATAGAACTTCAAGTGACCGACAGGTTTAGAGATAGGGTTGTTGACGAGGGATACAACCCTAGCTACGGAGCACGACCTCTGAGAAGAGCTATTATGAGACTGTTGGAGGACAGCATGGCTGAGAAAATGCTTGCAGGCGAGATCAAAGAAGGTGATTCAGTTATTTTGGACGTCGATTCCGATGGCAATGTGACTGTCCTCAATGGCAGTAGTGGTACTCCCTCAGATCCAGCTCCCGAGCCTATCCCCGTGTAGATCAGAGTGATCATGTTTTAGCTCAATAGTCTGTATCTGTAGTCCCGAGTTCATTTGCGTTGGCCACTAAGCTTCCTGGGGTTTATGAAGCAACTTTTGAGTCTCGGGTAAATCTTGCCACGTCGAGAAGGCAGCATCCTTTCTATGTTGAGCTTTAATGATTTTACAGAAATATACTGGATTAAGGTTGTAGTCCGTCACAAGAGAGTGTTGTATTAGCAAGACACTCTTAAACCAAAAACATATCTAGTTTATTGTAGGAGACAGTTAAAGTTGTCCTCATCTCTAGTCTTATGTGGTTTTTACCTTTTTTTGCCTCTTTTCTCATTATTGTTTGGCTCAGCTCATAATAGTTTAGGGGTATAAATTATAAATGATGATTTCAGTAATGTTTATATTATCAATGTATTTTCCCTGTCCTGCTATATTTCATGCAATAACAATATTAATAAGTAGTTGAAGGTGTTGTTCATACAAGTGGTGATGTCAACAGGTCATATGGGTGCCCTTATTTtacttttcgttttttttttttttttttttttttttttttttttttgtggataaGGTAAGGTTTTATAGAAGACAATATCAAGCTGATACTCTGAGATCACGAGGAAAAAAGCTGAACTGGACTGCATTAGAATCCTCTAACAGTCTAGCAAGTTCAGTAGACTATGAAAATCTACAACAGCATTTCCATCTTTCCAAAAAGTACAGATAATGTTGCCCATTATATTTCACAGATTGTAGTTATTCCTTTTTGCCTTCAAAACATCTCATACTCTATAGTCCAAGTTATGCATATGGTGAGAGCTCTCCAGATTTTCTTTTAGGGAAGCTTCTGGACATGCAGATTCCCAATTTTCTAATACATTCCTGAACTTAATAGGACTTACCCATTGGATTTCATAATTTGCCATAACCATGGACCAGACCTGCCAGGTAAAATCACAAAGTATAAAATATATGACGCACTGATGCACATGTTTCTCACACAAGTGATCTAACACATGCTCCAACCGTTTTTCATCAGCTTCCTTTCATCCGGCACAAGTAAGTACACCAAATAAGTAAAGGACTTCTCAGTTATCAAACTCTAGAAAATTCCAAAATAAAAAGGTCTACTCCTTGCTCAAGTTCTCAGTGATGACGAAACATGATTTCAGTGATTCTGTCTTCTACTAATTATTTATTCAAATTCAATTCCAACAAATAAAATAGAATATTCTTGAGTAGTCTTCTTCTCTTTCAATGATAAATCCGTTAACTCTGAATAATTAAAGGAATACGTTGGAACCCATAAGGGATTTACTTGTCTATATATTATTCCATTCGATCTTTTAGATACCGACTTCACCTCGATGGTTAGGCCACCACGCCCTTATAGTCTATACGCATAGATACTCTTGTGTCAGACAAGCTTCATGAAATACCAGCCAACCAAGAAAGCAACTTCTGTTGAGACTGAAGGCTTCTAAATCATCTTCCAAGCCCAATTCAGTATTTGCATGGACTAATCAGTATTAAGTACTTtatatcatttttttgcgcggattgcccttcttttggggtggtctttaaattttgcccctcatatttgtggtctttaaattatgcctcttatattgctggtctttaatttttgcccttcgcattgcaactttGAGCGTTCACACAGAAatcgaggttctgagttcgaacccccgctcaagcataaattaaaaaaaaaaattgcaaggcaaggtttgggtcgcgtgtatgccggacccggcatactcatgccttatgggcagacttggcataagtatgccgggtccgacataactttggtaattccttcacaagtgtatgccggtgggggcatagcgaaatttaaactctgtcttgcgaatctttttaaaaaatttgactgtgtgtgggttcgaacctgaaaccgaattttagccgaagggcaaaatttaaagatttcaaatatgaggggcaaaatttaaagaccaccccaaaagaaaggcaattctgcgaattgcccactTTATATAGCGAGCGAAACGGTAAAATAACCTTCTCTATTATCTTTTCAGATTAGGCCTTCTTTTTATGGAATTAGGTTTACTGTTTGCATCTTTTGAATAAATACATCAATTTCCTGTATTTTCCTGTCAAAGAAATTCCTTCTAAATTCAATGTTCCATCCAACATCTTCAGAGAACATATCTGCTGGAAGGATTGATATTTCAGCAAACCAAAACCATCCCAATTATCTCTCCAAAATTTGATCTGTTTCCCATTGCCATGGCTAGGGTTTCTCTTTGGGACGACAAAACACGCAAATATCACTAAAATCATACCcgctccgtctcaaattatctgtcgatTTATAAAAGTAAGTGTCttaaattatttatcattttaaaaattcaagataaattaattatttttctccCATTTCACCTTAGTAGTTATTGTTCTTGAAGACTACAAACACCTCAATTATGATATGATAAAATGATTGTTCAAATACCAATGAAGGATAAAATAGTTAAAGACCCCTCTTAATTAATGTTTCTTAATAGGCGTGAAAAAGAGAATATGACAGATAGTTTGAAAGAGAGAGTAATAAGAGATCAATTTTAGTAGAGTTCCATTAGCGTGATCATACAATGAGGGATCCACTAAAGTGGGGCAGAGGCTGGAAAGAGTGGGGCGAATAATTGTTTCATCCACTCATCGTCAAAGCTGTGCAAACGGCTTATAAAAGATTAACAAAGCTTAGCTTTAAATGATATGGATATTGCTAAAAATAAGTCGGACAAGCAGCAAATAGAAGCCCCAAATGAAAGTTGAATCATTCTGGAATGGTGAAATCATAGTACATTCAGCAGCACCCATCCACTATCATAAGGATGGCTCGACACAAATTCTAGTGACATCTTTTTTATATACAAGGAATTCAGCAACATCTATTTGTTGTCGGAGATATGAAGCTACAAGGAATGACCTCAGATACTAAAAGAACGGTAGCTGGAGCCTGGACTCATGATTCCATGGGACTATGATGTGGGTGGCTGGCGCAAAAACCCATGAACCATATGCTTGTTTAATAGCAATAAAGATAACAATACCTATATTCAGCAACATCTATGTGCTGCCTGCAATATGTTTCCAATGAATCACCACAGGATCTGAAAGAACAGGGGCAGGACACAATATAAGTTCACAACATTTTATGGGTACCAATCCAGTTAACTGTGACCATGGCCTCCAAATGCACCGCATTTACAAGCCGTGTTCTGCACCCTTGTCGATCAACTGAGCCAATTCTGTGTTGTCAGGCCAAGCTCTGGACCTCCAGTATTCTGGTAACAAATTGACACACCAAGGTGTCACCAAGACTTGGACAATTTGGCCCAGTTTAAAAAAATTGACAATGTCAACTCTAGCTGCCAATGTTTTGCAGAAGAGCTGGCTACATGTGGGTATCAACCAGAAGTAACCAAAAGGACGAAGCAATAACTTGATCAAGATTTGTAATAACCAAATATATTAATCTTTTCAACTCTTACGACCAAAATTTGCATGACTACCAAAACATGTTCACCCGGATGACCACAACTGCTGATAGCCTGATATAACAGATGTAGGGTACTAAAAGCAGTTGGCTACCAGTAGTACATAAATTAACAGTAGACAATGTATGCTGTGTATCAACTTCTTATTTACATCTAGAGCTGCCAGAGAAATGTTAAAACTGGGTATGTACATATGGAAATAAGCGAAAGCAACATTATGACCAGGCTGATATTTTATGTATACTGTGTATAGATAAGTCACCATAAGTTTGCTCCAAAAAGGGGTCGAAACTGCCAAGTACAGAAGCTGCATCAATGTGGAGAGACCAGCCATCCAGAAAGCTAAAAGGGACTTCGTGTGGCAGGTTACCACCTTCCCAAATCCCCAAAAATGCAACAGCTGGGTGGATGTAGTTCTTTCCGCATATTTTATAAACCTTTCAAATTAGATTAAAAGTTGTCAAGCAACTAGAAACTGCAGCAGGGAGACTGTGACCCCACATCCCTTCTTTTTTTGCATTAGCATTTTACTTTTCAATACCTCAATTAAGGAGGACCTCACTAAGAATCTTCAGGACTGGAATCAGAAGGAAGTTGTAGACTCTTCACTTCCTTAGCATCGGAGCCTTCTGCAAAAGAAGAATCGTCCTCGCCTTTTGAATTGAGAGTCCCTGGGTTCATCCGCTGCACCTCATCTTTCGTGTAGATAAAAATCTTGTGAACCATACCACAAAATTCTCTGTTTCATCAAGAACAAGAGGTAACAAAGCAGCATAAGAATCCATATATATGCCAAATTTAGAGATCACTGCAAAGATAATCATCTTTCATCCTTTATGCATCACAAAGAATGAGGAAAGCACTTACTGCCATGGATCATCTCCAACAAGCATCATGTCACCCTCATCATCAGTATATACAACCAGCCAGTTCTTGTTCCGAGCCTTGAGCTCACCATTAAAATCAAAAAGGTGA
Coding sequences within it:
- the LOC132603600 gene encoding ATP-dependent Clp protease ATP-binding subunit ClpA homolog CD4B, chloroplastic, whose translation is MARALVQSTSIPSSVAGDRTTKFNGSGKTKRSVTMLCNAQSSTLSLRDFTGLRGCNAIDTLVRRPGQTLQSKVAAATSVRRPQGCRFVPKAMFERFTEKAIKVIMLAQEEARRLGHNFVGTEQILLGLIGEGTGIAAKVLKSMGINLKDARVEVEKIIGRGSGFVAVEIPFTPRAKRVLELSLEEARQLGHNYIGSEHLLLGLLREGEGVAARVLENLGADPSNIRTQVIRMVGESNEAVGASVGGGTSGQKMPTLEEYGTNLTKLAEEGKLDPVVGRQPQIERVTQILGRRTKNNPCLIGEPGVGKTAIAEGLAQRIATGDVPETIEGKKVITLDMGLLVAGTKYRGEFEERLKKLMEEIKQSDEIILFIDEVHTLIGAGAAEGAIDAANILKPALARGELQCIGATTLDEYRKHIEKDPALERRFQPVKVPEPTVDETIQILKGLRERYEIHHKLRYTDDALVAAAQLSYQYISDRFLPDKAIDLIDEAGSRVRLRHAQLPEEAKELEKELRQITKEKNEAVRGQDFEKAGELRDREMDLKAQITVLIDKNKEMSKAESEAGDTGPLVTEADIQHIVSSWTGIPVEKVSTDESDRLLKMEETLHTRIIGQDEAVKAISRAIRRARVGLKNPNRPIASFIFSGPTGVGKSELAKALATYYFGSEEAMIRLDMSEFMERHTVSKLIGSPPGYVGYTEGGQLTEAVRRRPYTVVLFDEIEKAHPDVFNMMLQILEDGRLTDSKGRTVDFKNTLLIMTSNVGSSVIEKGGRRIGFDLDYDEKDSSYNRIKSLVTEELKQYFRPEFLNRLDEMIVFRQLTKLEVKEIADIMLKEVFERLKLKEIELQVTDRFRDRVVDEGYNPSYGARPLRRAIMRLLEDSMAEKMLAGEIKEGDSVILDVDSDGNVTVLNGSSGTPSDPAPEPIPV